From a single Lolium rigidum isolate FL_2022 chromosome 7, APGP_CSIRO_Lrig_0.1, whole genome shotgun sequence genomic region:
- the LOC124670605 gene encoding WAT1-related protein At1g09380-like, protein MVVVQMLFSVLNILIKLALNDGMDARVLVAYRFMFAVVFLCPIAFFVERNTRPPLSRKVVLHLFLCGLFGFTINQNLYVLAIKLTSATFVTAIANLTPAATFILVILTRLETLKLKKRAGQAKFVGTLIGMGGAMLLTFYKGPELKFLRRLPRPKLVHITKAHHTHPPSSGNQILGSFLGITSCFSYATWLVIQAKVGEVYPCHYSIAAMVCLFGAIQSTIMAACVERDKEQWRLGLNIRLYSSAYAGLVASGFAFPLLSWCLRKKGPLFIAVFSPLMLIFVAVLSSILLNEALYLGSVLGSILIVGGLYLVLWGKAKEQAEVSKDDDMGRESIPMTATSEMK, encoded by the exons atGGTCGTGGTGCAGATGCTATTCTCCGTGCTGAACATCCTCATCAAGCTCGCGCTCAACGACGGCATGGACGCCCGCGTCCTGGTGGCCTACCGCTTCATGTTCGCCGTCGTCTTCCTGTGCCCCATCGCCTTCTTCGTCGAGAG GAACACAAGGCCACCACTATCCAGGAAGGTCGTACTACACTTGTTCTTGTGTGGGCTGTTCGG ATTTACTATAAACCAGAACCTGTACGTGCTGGCCATAAAGTTAACTTCGGCAACCTTTGTTACAGCTATCGCCAACCTGACACCTGCAGCAACCTTCATTCTTGTGATATTGACAAG GCTTGAGACTTTGAAACTTAAGAAGCGTGCTGGGCAAGCAAAATTTGTGGGAACCCTTATCGGCATGGGTGGTGCAATGTTGCTTACATTCTATAAGGGGCCAGAGTTGAAGTTTCTTCGTCGGCTGCCGCGTCCCAAGCTTGTACACATCACCAAAGCccaccacacccacccaccatcaAGTGGTAATCAAATTCTTGGCTCATTTCTTGGCATCACCAGTTGTTTCAGCTACGCTACATGGCTTGTCATCCAG GCGAAAGTGGGTGAAGTGTATCCATGCCACTACTCGATTGCTGCAATGGTGTGTCTCTTCGGTGCAATCCAGTCGACTATAATGGCAGCTTGTGTGGAGAGAGACAAGGAACAGTGGAGGCTAGGCCTAAACATTAGACTCTACTCGTCAGCTTACGCG GGCTTGGTAGCATCAGGATTCGCGTTCCCGTTACTATCATGGTGCCTGCGAAAGAAAGGGCCCCTCTTTATCGCTGTGTTCAGCCCATTGATGCTCATCTTCGTCGCAGTTCTGAGCTCCATTCTTCTCAACGAGGCGTTGTACCTCGGGAG TGTGCTTGGTTCTATACTAATTGTGGGTGGCCTATACCTGGTTCTTTGGGGCAAAGCGAAGGAACAAGCTGAGGTGTCCAAAGATGACGATATGGGCAGGGAATCCATTCCTATGACTGCTACCAGTGAAATGAAATAA